A window of Mucilaginibacter sp. PAMC 26640 contains these coding sequences:
- a CDS encoding aconitate hydratase, whose translation MAFDLDMIKKVYDRYSTRIAAARTATGKHLTLTEKILYAHLSEGDAKKAFERGTDYVDFAPDRVAMQDATAQMALLQFMQAGRPQVAVPSTVHCDHLIQAKIGAVEDLSTAVDINKEVYDFLSSVSDKYGIGFWKAGAGIIHQVVLENYAFPGGMMIGTDSHTPNAGGLGMVAIGVGGADACDVMAGLPWELKFPKLIGVKLTGKLSGWASAKDVILKVAGILTVKGGTGAIVEYFGEGARSLSATGKGTICNMGAEIGATTSIFGYDEKIATYLSGTSRAEVAELANAVAEHLTGDDEVYANPNEYFDQVIEINLSELEPHINGPFTPDLAWPISKFASAVRENNWPVELEVGLIGSCTNSSYEDITRSASIAKQAIDKHLETKAEFTITPGSELVRYTVERDGYLGTFESMGGVVLANACGPCIGQWARHTNDPTRKNSIITSFNRNFAKRQDGNPNTHAFVASPEIVTAMVIAGDLTFNPLTDTLTNKDGEQVMLDEPLGIEMPVRGYAVEDAGYQAPAEDGSVVEVKVSPTSARLQLLDPFTPWEGTDITGLKLLIKAKGKCTTDHISMAGPWLKFRGHLDNISNNMLIGAINYFNLNADSVKNQLTGEYGPVPATQRDYKAHGIGSIVVGDENYGEGSSREHAAMEPRHLGVRVILVKSFARIHETNLKKQGMLGITFADSNDYDKILEDDVIDVTGLTTFAPGHQLTVVLHHADGTSESFQVNHTYNAQQIEWFKAGGALNIIRRQMAS comes from the coding sequence CAGGATGCTACGGCACAAATGGCTCTTTTGCAGTTTATGCAGGCAGGTCGCCCACAGGTGGCTGTCCCTTCAACCGTACATTGCGATCACCTGATCCAGGCTAAAATTGGCGCTGTTGAAGATTTGAGCACAGCTGTTGATATTAATAAAGAAGTTTACGATTTTCTTTCATCAGTATCAGATAAATACGGAATCGGTTTCTGGAAAGCCGGCGCAGGTATCATTCACCAGGTAGTATTAGAAAACTATGCTTTCCCCGGTGGTATGATGATCGGTACCGATTCACATACGCCTAACGCTGGTGGTTTGGGTATGGTTGCCATTGGTGTTGGTGGTGCTGATGCATGCGATGTTATGGCAGGTTTGCCATGGGAGCTTAAATTCCCTAAGCTGATCGGTGTTAAATTAACCGGCAAACTATCAGGCTGGGCTTCGGCTAAAGATGTTATTTTAAAGGTTGCTGGTATCCTTACCGTAAAAGGTGGTACTGGTGCTATTGTTGAATATTTTGGCGAAGGTGCACGTTCACTGTCTGCTACCGGTAAAGGGACTATCTGTAACATGGGTGCCGAAATTGGTGCTACCACATCTATCTTCGGTTACGATGAAAAGATCGCTACCTACTTAAGCGGTACATCACGCGCAGAAGTTGCAGAACTGGCTAACGCCGTAGCTGAGCACTTAACTGGCGACGATGAGGTTTACGCTAATCCGAACGAATACTTTGACCAGGTTATCGAGATCAATTTATCTGAACTGGAACCACATATCAATGGTCCTTTTACACCGGATCTGGCCTGGCCCATCTCTAAATTTGCTTCTGCAGTTCGTGAGAACAACTGGCCGGTAGAATTGGAAGTTGGATTGATAGGTTCATGTACTAACTCATCTTACGAAGATATTACCCGTTCGGCATCTATCGCTAAGCAGGCTATTGATAAGCACCTGGAAACAAAGGCTGAATTCACCATCACTCCGGGTTCGGAGCTGGTGCGTTACACTGTTGAGCGCGATGGTTACTTAGGTACCTTCGAAAGCATGGGCGGTGTGGTATTGGCAAACGCCTGCGGTCCGTGTATTGGTCAATGGGCTCGACATACCAATGATCCAACCCGGAAGAACTCGATCATTACCTCTTTCAACCGTAACTTTGCTAAACGCCAGGACGGTAACCCCAATACACACGCATTTGTAGCTTCACCGGAAATTGTAACCGCTATGGTTATTGCAGGTGATTTAACCTTTAACCCACTTACCGATACTTTAACAAACAAAGATGGTGAGCAGGTGATGCTGGATGAACCGCTGGGTATAGAAATGCCGGTACGTGGTTATGCGGTTGAGGATGCCGGTTATCAGGCACCTGCTGAAGATGGCAGTGTTGTAGAAGTTAAGGTTAGCCCAACTTCTGCACGTTTGCAATTGCTGGATCCTTTCACCCCATGGGAAGGTACTGACATCACCGGCTTAAAGCTGTTAATCAAGGCAAAAGGCAAATGTACTACCGATCATATTTCTATGGCCGGCCCGTGGTTAAAATTCCGTGGTCACCTGGATAACATATCAAACAATATGCTGATCGGTGCCATCAACTATTTTAATCTGAATGCGGATAGCGTTAAGAACCAGTTAACCGGTGAATACGGCCCGGTTCCTGCCACCCAACGCGATTATAAGGCACATGGCATCGGTTCTATTGTTGTTGGTGATGAGAATTATGGTGAAGGTTCATCTCGCGAGCACGCGGCTATGGAGCCTCGTCATTTAGGCGTACGTGTAATCCTGGTGAAATCATTTGCCCGTATCCACGAAACCAACCTGAAGAAACAGGGTATGCTGGGTATCACCTTTGCGGATAGCAATGATTACGATAAGATCCTTGAGGATGACGTGATCGATGTAACAGGTTTAACCACCTTTGCACCGGGTCACCAGTTAACCGTTGTATTGCATCATGCCGATGGTACAAGCGAAAGCTTCCAGGTTAATCATACTTACAACGCACAACAAATTGAGTGGTTTAAAGCAGGCGGTGCGCTAAACATCATCCGCAGGCAAATGGCCTCTTAA